The stretch of DNA tgatggttctcgagatgcgttctcgctgagtggggtcacttgcgggagtgacttcacgccctagtttcgcccttcgtggaaccgcCACGaaggggatgtgaacattaatggacggggttatcgctcactatgtggagcggggatttggtgggtacggcagcgcggtcccccatcggcgggtcgggtccaaagggacgatcgatgattgagatgattggaattggttggttgtgtgtgtgtgacagattAAGTCGTCTGTtcatcttattgttgatatatattgaattgtgtgattagtacttgaccccgtttaaatgttttaaaaactcgtggtgatccattcggggtggtgagcgattattgagcggtgtgatatgacgcgtatgggatagctgggatgagtcatcacgtggcagttagaagtcttccgctgtgtcaggcgatgtctagtagctttgatagttttagctgtagaccgtctgagaaccttgtaatttcttttattagttttggttttgaacatgtaatcacttaaactataattactttaaaagtacgtttctttattgttttatgatattcattgcctcgggcaaccgagatggtagtacccttatacctgagtggtcctggtaaggcacttggagtatgggggtgttacaatggtaGCCATTACTTGCTGCCTATTACGAAGACGCATAGGTCATGGTGAAATCGTTGTATTCTCCGTAAAGGAAGACAAGTCACCTGTGACATGATTAGAAGCACCAATATCGATAATCCAATCAATACACGTACTAGATAACCGATCAGCGGAAGCGACAGAGTAAGAAAGCACAGACAGGTCAGCACGAGCAGCAGTCACGACATTAACTCGAACAACCGAACCACCATCAGCACGGTTTGATCCTAAGCCCGGGACACCCGAGCCTCCTACCCCTATCCCGTGACCTTTTCCATGGTGAAGTTCAGCCAGGCTACGAGGCCAACTTTCCCCATCAGTCCGGGAACTTATTTTGCTTGAGAAAACAAGAATTAATATCCTGCCTATTAACATTACAGTAAGAACAAAACAATTTGCGACATTCAAACTTTTCTTTCTCACGAATAGCTTTTCAATCAGTGGGAGTACGAGACACTCCTGGAATAGCAAAGGCGACAATATCGGGGACATTAGATGGCGTCGAGGCTTCGCCAAGTAAGCGTTAAGCCTGCAACGCTGCGTGATATCAGCGATCGAGGGTGGGCAGAGGATCGAGTTGGAATTGTTGATCACAAAGAGTACCATATAAATTGTTATCAAGTCCCATAAAAAATTGATGCAGTAGTTAATTGTCAAGTCATTTAATTGCTTGGGGAGCAATTTCACGAAGACACCGCCCCCATTTACACGCGAAACGTGGCTCGTGAACAGCAAGAGCACCACAGAACGATTTCAATTTCCCATAATACATTGTAATAGACATACCTTTGGTTTGTTTGCAATTACTGAGTTCAATTTTGAGAGAATGGATCGACGTACTATCAACCACGGCAAAACATTCCTCCAAATCCTCCCACACAGTAGCGGCATCTTCAACATACGGGACGCTTTCAAGAACAGTAGGGTCGATTGTATTCCGAAGCCATTGAACAATGGTGCAATTGACAACCTCCCATTGTTGAAACATTAATTTATCAGTCGGTTTTTCGATGGAACCGTCACAAAAACCGAATTTGAGACGAGATTTGAGAGACATTCTCATAGAACGACTTTGTTAATTTCACTGTAAAATAGTAATACCAAGTAAATCATGAGATCCGAGGAAAAAAGAAAATAGGGGAACGATTTTTGTATGAGTGTTTTGTGTCAGATCGACTTCACCTGCAATGATGTGAGAAGCGTGATGACAACGTTAGGTTTGTAGAGGAGATTTTTTGGTCAGGCTCAATACTATGTTTTATTAGATTTAAAAAAACATATATATTGTGTCTCATATTTTATGCGATGCTATATTACGGGTCTATTAGTATCCATGTCCTCATCTGTGTCCATGCTCATGTCCTTATCGCGAATAAGAATCTAAATTTAAACTCACACTCGGAGTAAGAAAACTCTTaccattttttttaaaagaaaggattaattcattaataaaaagtcatacgacatctacaagATGTGTCAAATTTGACCGGATACAAATCGACTAaaaccaaataaaataaaatctcgTTCAAAGAAAGATTTGTAAACTTGAATTGCTCTAAAGCATATCCTCTATCATATCGCCGCAAACAGCTTTTCACAAGAGGATCATAGAATCTTGAGCTTTGACGAGAAACGATTTCATCTGGCCAAATTGAGTGCAATCAACAAACCGACAACATATGTAATACCATATAATGATCCATTATGAAACCGATCTTCCGCATCTTCACCATATGAGGAACGACCAAAGCGCTCTTATTTATATTACCAATAGAACTAAAACCTAGAAAAACAAGGGCTGAAAAAACTCCGAATCCTCGAAAAGACAAGGACTGAAAAGACTCCGAAATAGAGACGGACAAATGGATCTCGGCAAAAGAGAaacttttattgattaattcataCAGTTTCATGATAAGAATTGATAAATAAAGCTATTTAGAGGGCTTACCATCTATCAGTTGTCGATAAAAGCCCCGGATTTAATTGATGGGGGTTAggatttttagagagaataaaggGAGAGGTAATACTAATGATTATCGATCCCCTGAACAAGAAAACTCTTACCATTTGAATAACCCTACTCAAACTAACTCTTATTTTTACCTTTTACTTAAATATTTAAATCGTCTACAAAAGAATAAAAAGAGAGACGATAAAAATGTAAGGAAGATttcattaagattatttttatttggtgaaatgcatggtttcatagaaatgatattatctttaataatgttaatttaagcatcaacaaacttattactttatgcaATAATAGCACTAAGGcctggaatgtgactagatttaaggatctcaacaatcccgaaatagaagagtcagctagaaacatTTCTAGTAAGGAAAAAATTTGGTGGGATAAACCTAGTAACGGATTTCtgaagctaaattttgacggatcgagaatagaaggtaataaaactgtcttaggatattctataagagatcacaatggtaaagtcgttttgttgggagcaaaaaaagTCAGTGCGGATCCATAAGATCCTTGTTGCGGAAGActtcgctttaaaagaaggtattttagcagctaaatacttaggaattcaaagttaattgtgaagggtgataacttatgtgttattaactcgattcgagtTACTTGGCAAATTtcgtgggaaatttctagtattatcaaggatgtgaaattagagcttcattttttcgatgaagtgataattaaacattgccaacaaggttgctgacttcatggcttctgttAGACATttatgtccaactctttcgaggtggtttgatagccggtggtttcaacttacctccctcattcaaAAGGATGAGATAGATTGATCTTACCCTAGATGAttaacctagttttcttaccttatttaaaaaaaaaaaaaatgtaaggaAGCGGTTAAAGTAAGTGAGGTGTGGATTCCGTTAGATGAGAAAGAGGAAAAGAGTGTGTGTTTTGTTTATGTGTCAGTGTTTTTCCTGTACTTGAAGAGAGAGAGAACAAAGGAGGAAGTCAGATCAGAGACAGAAACCGTTTTCCAAACACAAGGATCTCTAATCTCAGCAATACCAAGGTCATCCCTtttctttattttcatttttcatttttcatttttcattttttctgtTAATTACTTCCATATTTACCTGCTTCTTCTGTGTCTGATTCTACTTTTCTTCTTATTAATTCGTGCATAAAATGGCTTTTGTTCATCTCTGATTactttcccttttcttttactTTCTTAATTTTGGTTAAGCTGCTTATAAATTACTTAAGTTTAAGTAAAATAAACCAATTTGTGTAATAGTCTCTGAAGTTGGGTATTTGTTAATTTTCTGCAGGTTTTCAGCTTATagtttacacaaattctcatttaagacggtcaTATCTGGAGGCTTAACCGATGTACTTGTGAGGTTATTTTCAAACCGTTTATTGAGATCAGTCGATTCATGTTTTGGTTAATATTGATCCAAACATAAAATTGTGTGATgcaataatgatatttaatttagaTAAGAGAAACCAACCTGCGTGTAGTCGATTTTGAATTCGCGGAATTGTTCAAGTATCATGATATTCTTGAATAATGGTATTGATCTTTAGGACCATTGCCAAAAGCCACAGCTCTAAATTTGTTTTCTTCCGACTTCGTGTtatgtatgattgccttttgctGTGAATTGCATTTGTGTTGTCCTTAACTACCCCCATCAATATAGAGGATAAAATAGACTAAGAAACAGTCACATAAGTATGCCATAACTTAATTTAACACGGATTACCAACTCACTAGTGGAATTTAAGTGATTGGCATCGATTGTAAATGGTCATTGATATCAGTTATCAGGCGATGCCAATCAAGCCGATGTAAAGGGTTGACCAATTTCATGTCCGGACTAATAAAGTGTTTTCCCGATGGATATTCTTGCTCTTGTGGAATCTAAATGTGACACCTACTTAACTGTGCTGTTTTctgattttcttattttcattttAGATAAAGCTTTGGAGTGAAGATTTAAATGTTTTGTGTTTTGATTTCAGCTGTAAGTGACTATGAGTGGTAGCTGATCTCTACTGGAAGATAAATTGAGCTACGATATCAAGGAAGCAAATTTAAGCATCTCTATAACGGTAGACATGTCTTTCCGAAGCATAGTCCGAGATGTGAGGGATGGTTTTGGGAGCTTGTCTAGGCGAAGTTTCGAAGTGAGGCTCTCGGGTCATCTCCGAGGGAAATCACATGGTTCAGTGCATGAGTTACCTGAGCCATCTGTAGTTATTCAGACTAGCAAATGGGCTAGCCTCCCACCAGAGTTACTACACGATGTAATTAATAGATTGGAGGCTAGTGAAATTACGTGGCCTGCTAGGAAACATGTTGTTGCTTGTGCTGCAGTTTGCAGATCCTGGAGGGAAATGTGTCACGAAATCGTCAAAAGTCCAGAGTTATGTGGAAAGCTTACCTTCCCTGTGTCATTGAAGCAGGTGAGGATACTATTCAAGCTTTTAAAGAATATTTTCCATGAGCTAACATTTGGCTAACTTTCATATTAAGTTGTGGTCAATGTGAGGATTCAAGGGTGTGAGGTGAGCTTTGAAATTTCCATGATGAAAACGCACCCCACAAGAACGTTACCCTAGTGTCTCAAGGGTTCCCACAAATGGCGGGGTGAGGGAGTTTGGATGTACAAACCTTTCTTACTTCTATTGACGCGAAGGTTGCCTAATTCGTTATCCCAATATGCCACATCTGGCGCATATGTCCTTATATAGATTTTATGTAAGCTGCATGATTATGCTGTAGATGATTTGCAATTTGTTGGCGGTCGAGGGAATCCAGTAACCCAAGTGTAAACATTTTGATAGGCTATTTCAAAATCACCCACAATGGAAATTGTGTGGAATGATACTATTTCACAATAAAGAGAAACACAATTAGTATAATGGTTCGTTTTGCTTAATACTAATCATAAATTCATTACCAAATAATATTGTGACTTTCACTGCTTCGAAAGTAAAAATAGGCTCAAGACCTTAAACCTTTAAATACTTGTTCTCATAACTTAATGAATGGCGATCTTACCATACTTGTTAATGATCCAAGAGTCCAAGACTTGCACACTCAATtggattatgtgattatgtgaagcTGTTATTCCCTCCGTCTCACAGTTTTCTTCCCATATTCCTTTAAGGATTTTACTCGGCTTTCTTCCCATTTGAGAACTTTCTTATTTGGTCTAATACTTGCACCGACAACTAAGCTGTTGTACTCCATTTTTTAAAAGTTGTGCCTAAACCAAATGGGAAGAACACAACGGGATGGAAAGTGTACTTTCTTTTAATTTGCTGATCTAGACTGATAGCATGTTTGTTTTCCTGCAGCCTGGGCCACGAGATGGCGCAATCCAGTGCTTCATTAAGAGAGATAAATCCAACTTGACTTATCATCTTTTTCTTTGTCTTAGCCCTGGTAAGCTTCAGCAGACCACTTCTCTTGTTTCTTGTGGAATACCTATTAGTATTTTTTATTATTCAGTGCTTTTTGACTGTTGATTGTTTTGATTTGAATTCTGACCATTATTATGGTATTGCTTGATAGCAACAGTGTGAAGATTTCATGATAAATTTTACAGTAGTTggatagcttttttttttttttttttttggttcctTGTTATGAGGTGGTATATTCAGGTATTCATGTATTGTGTTTGTTTTCGTAGTTCTGAGTTTAGCAAATGCGGATTTCTTCTTCAATAATCCTGAAATATATGGTGCTTCACAAACCCTGTTGATTGTTATTTATGTGCTGATGAGTTGGTGATCATGTTTCCTTTGCCTTGGTGCACCATCTATATTATTGTGTGATAAAGCATACCTTTGTGGCTTTTGGTTGAAAGTGTACTGCCTATAAAGAGGGAACTAGAACTCTAGAAGACGATGGAACGAACCGAAATGACTCACTAAGGttgtgtttggattgagagatttggagggaaaagaaagagagggagagtaagggatttaaaatcccttatttggatagcaaataagggtggagAGAAATGGAGGGGTGGAGATtgggagggatccattttccctcctccaagggtaatcaaaatctctccattataggcaagatttggaaggaaattgtatccaaactcCTACATCCCATCTGCCCTCCCCTTCTcttacctccctttctcttccctccttccccctcccttcCGTTTCCCCCcatttttgctatccaaacacattCTAAATCAACTGCGCTTTTTTTGAAAGGAGAGTCATTGATGTAATTCTATACGCAAGGGTCAGGTTGTATACATCAGAAATTCTGAACCTCCCTTGCCCCGCCATTTGGGaaagccattgaggcactggggtaatggtGTTTGTTGTGTATTAGTATATTTCCGAACTTCTGGATTTGATTCTAACTGAACTTACTATTGCAAGACTCTTGGTGAGACACCTATTGAACTATGCACACTTGTAAGCTGTTTGAGTTAAATTCTTTCAAGCTATATATGAGCTTTTCAAGTATTTCCTGAAACATCAGCTCATGGTTTCTCTTGTTTTTGACGGTTATGTACCTGACATTTTCTGCTAGTAGTACCTTCAATATACTAAAATGAATTTTGTTGTCTTGTTTGTTGATAGTAACCATATCCTTGACTCATTTCTATTCTGCTTTTGGATTTTCAGCTTTGCTTGTTGAAAATGGGAAATTTCTTCTTTCTGCAAAGCGTACCAGGAGAACAACGTGTACTGAGTATGTGATTAGTATGGATGCAGATAACATATCAAGGTCCAGCAACACTTACATTGGGAAATTAAGGTGAGGTATCTTTTTCTTATTGGTTGTCCACTGTCTTCGCAAGCTGTATTTTTGCCCATCAAAGATCCTAAAGATGACGATGTTGTTTCCCCTAAAATTAGAGTGGACGTCAAAAAATGCATGAAATTTGTTAAGATAGACATACAGTGATATCAGAAGGATATCCACTTTTTATGGCATTATAAATCATAACTCAAGAGCATTAGACATGCCAGTTCTGTGTGCGTAATCACAACATATTCAGACGATACCAGTATTTAGGAGACCAATTACACAAGTGTGGTTACTTCTAAATTTTGGTATTATAGGCAAATTACACAGTAGAAGTGTATAACTGCTCAGTGCTCAGTGCTCACATTGCCATTTTTGCCAATATTGAAAGTTTCAAGAGGATTAGAGGGAGTAACTTGTATATCGGGACTGAAATACCTGTTGTGATTTTGGTTTATGATTTGTAACGCCATTACATGTACTGCATTACATCCCAATTGGTTGCTGATTTTGTGTGTGTTCGACTTGGGTTCACGCCTTAGGTCAAATTTTCTGGGGACCAAGTTTATTATCTACGACACACAACCGCCCTACAACTCTCAATCTTCACCACCAGGCCGTTCTAGCAAGAGGTTCCACTCCAAGAAAGTCTCCCCGAAAGTACCCACGGGTAGTTACCACATCGCCCAAGTGACATATGAGCTGAATGTCCTCGGCACGAGAGGGCCACGCAGGATGAGTTGTATCATGCCGTCGATACCGTCTTCCTCTCTTGAGCCAGGTGGCAGTGTTCCCGGGCAGCCCGAGCTTCTTCCACGTTCTCTTGAAGATTCATTCCGGAGCATATCTTTCTCCAATTCCATCGGTGCATCAACCGAGTTTAGCAGCTCGCGATTTTCAGACATTGCTGGTCCTCGGGAAGACGATGAAGAGGGCAAGGATAAGCCCCTGGTTCTTAGGAACAAGGCCCCTCGGTGGCACGAACAGTTACAATGCTGGTGTCTTAATTTCCGAGGGAGAGTGACAGTCGCTTCCGTCAAGAACTTTCAATTAATCGCTGCACCGCAGAACCCGGTCGGGGGCCCAACCCCATCTCAACCCGGCCCGTCAGATCACGATAAAATCATCCTCCAATTTGGGAAAGTTGGGCAGGACATGTTCACCATGGATTACCGGTATCCTCTTTCTGCATTTCAGGCTTTCGCTATATGTCTAAGTAGCTTCGACACCAAATTGGCTTGTGAATAGTAGAGAATCGCGAGGGTCAAAGGAAGTTAAGAAACCGAAAATCGAAGCCCAGAACAGATTTAGCATGTTATGATCATCGTAGAACAAATTAGAAGTGTGTTGTGTTAGCATCAAATAGCGATTGACAGAAAGCTATGTTACTCCCGTCTCTCTGTTGAAACATTGTGATGAGTGCCAGATGTAACCTAAACTGAAGTGTTGAAGTGTCTGGAATGCTAGACATACACCAACAAAGTGAAGCAACGAAGTAACATAGATTGAGAGCCCAGAGCCCTTAAGAAAGGGTTTTGGATCCATGTACCTTATTAGTTTCTTGTGTTAGACATACATTCCGATCCTGTCGGTGAACATTGTTGTGTCCTGATTCTGTATTGTAAGAAGTGTTCAAGGATTCCAAAAATGCACGAAAGCTAAACTGCGTGCTTGCATATTCATGTAATGTTTCCGTTTTGACTATGTTACTCGGATAAGGCTACAAGATATCCTAGTTTACAAGGTCGGAAAATTGTTACCTGTGAATAAAACCGATATTTCAGAAGAATAAAAGGACTTGTAGATGTATCGTTGTGTCCTGACTCCTGAATCATGATCCtatttgttttcttaaggtatcCAAATTCCAAAGCATAACACTAAATGACTAATGTCACTCAATTTGTGCTTTATGAGAGAGTGAATAGTAAGACAATTATACGGAGTACTCCGTATTTGAGTGGTGTTAAAGAAAAGTGTGTTGACCCCACCTTaaagggtaagattattggtagtcttgagacaaGACATTGACAAGTCTTAAGATAAGATTCTCTCAAGACTACCAGTAATTtatccaagactcaacttaagacttttgGTGAGTGTTGACCCCACCTTAAAAGGGAAATTGACCCAATCTTAAAAGGGAAATTAACCAATGAGTAAATCTCATGTGTCAtttattttttgtaaaaaaaaaaaaaaaaaaaaagtaaagtagAAAAGTAGAATCTGAGGTGAATCTGACGAATAATGTATAAAGTCTGAGATGAGTCTGGGATGAGTttgaacaataaagaaataataaaagttagtaaAAAGCTGATGTGCCTGGGTTTTAAAACTGGGAAAACTCTTACTAATAATCTCACCATAAACTCTTCTTTAAAACTGGAGAGACTCTTACTAATAATCTCACCATAAActcttcttttattccttttttttaCTTTATTTGAACAAGCCATGAAGCGACCTAAGGGCCCACCTCAAAGGCCAAGAGGCAATCTATCTTTGCAAGATTTGTATAGGCAACTTTCTCCTAGACTAGACCCCATAGGATTATCGGAGGATGACCTAATACATGCTTCCTCCGTTGTATATGATAGTTTACGTTTGCTTTATGCACGTATGCTaatgcttgttttattttgttcatatctttagttacatatcattaaaaattataaaaatttgatattcataaTGCACCCGGTAAGACGATTTAAACAAGATCCAacatgactatcttttatgttatGCATTAGAAGTTGTATTGAAGATTTTTCTCACTTATAAATAGTGCCCAAaaagcaaacgtaaacaattcaatggaacggaggaagtaataTACTTTACGATATTCTCGTATATCCTTAAACTTTTTCGTTTTCGACCTCtcattttttataaaaaaatttcgaccgacaataattctctgttacaagttcagaaaacggtaatttttgttttcaaaccaattatctcgtcaaggccttaaatttgaaaaaaaaaccactgttttttgaactcgtagccaGTAGTTATGGTTAATCAAAGTTTTTTTAACGAataactttgaccgaccataattcccgactacgagttgaaacgtcggtgaattctttttcaaactAAAGACCACTTAAAGACgctcaatttgaaaaaaaaaagtttatcgtattctgaacttgtagtcAAGAGTTATTgatggtcaaagtttttttttacAAGAAAAGAGGGTACATCCTATAAAATGAAAAAAGTTAaagggtacacgagagaatattcCATATACTTTTGTTTAAATATTGaattattttacatttttacgtatactttctattttATCGTATATTTCATCATTTTGAAAATTGGATTACGCATTTTTTAAGATTGAGGCTTTCAAACATCACTCTTGatctaataatataatataaaattaACTAAATTAATTCAACTTAAGAAGTTTCTTAACAAAGTTTAACATAACTTTTTTAATCTAATACTCCGTATGAGTTAATCTAAAGTTTCTGATCTGAAGTAATTGGATCTGAAATGGATTTTTGTgcttaattttaattttttttaaactgTACTTATAACATCTGAATTAAATTTAGAGTGGTTCTCATTCATGTACGAGTTTTACTCATTTATGGACGTAAATGACCGTAATACCCCTTTAATTTTAATGATTTCATTTTCATACCCTTctttcaatctctctctctcctctTCTTTTACTCTTTTCTTACTCTAACTACCACCATCGAACCACCACGCATTAGCCACCATCCACCACCCGACTCCAAGTCtcgaaataaaaataaagaaaatagtaAAACttactaaaatagatacaaaacATTTATCAAAAAAGATAAATGAAAAATTCGGAAACATGCCGAGTAATCAACGTAGCTTATTGCGATTTGGTTGTGTCATCTCCACAAATTACAAATCCTACAAGTTGATTTACAGTTGCCAATTGGTGCTATTTGTTGTGCCTATGTGCTAGACTAATTATTAGAGTTGGTTTCGTTGTTATGCGAATTTAGTTACTTGATTGATACGAACCGTAATTTAATTAGTATTAATAAACCctaatataattaataaaattaagaattagaattattactcgatTGATATAAGAATTAGCATTCATAATTGTATAATTTGACGGATTTGTTTAattttgtttatttgattaattttgtaaGGAGAGAACTAGAGAGAATTAGGGAAAATTAGGCAAAGGGCATACTATGGAAGAATAATGAAAAAAAGTCCATGAAAGAGTAAAAGttgtccatgaatgagcaactacaTAATTATAGGATATTAACTTTTCTAAACTGATAGAACCTGAACTAGACTGAACTTATAATATCTAGCTAAACTGAAGTTATATGGTCTTAACTTTTTTAAACTGAACTTAAGGAGtgatttaagtccaaaagaacatgactTAAGTAtaacaaaaaagaagaaaaagtaaggccctgttcttttggactgaaactatctgaactaaacttaatggagctgaactgaacttaattaaGCTGTacttaactgaactgaactgaactaagagtttatttgtgaagagaagagctgaactgaactcaACTGAACTGAAGAAATTAAGTCTCctgtaaaacggttttacaatATCACTTTGTAAAACCATATAATAAAATACCTTAATGTACTTATTATGAAAAGTGTTGATTGGTAGAAGTTATATTAATGGAGTTTTCTAGATAAATAGTGAATTGGTTTTACAAATTACAATAATGGTTATGTAAAacgattttaattgttaaaagtaGAAAATATTAGTACAAAAGTAGGCAGGGGACCATTAGCCATTAGAGATTTAAGGATTTGATGCCTCCTCTAATCACCTAATGGCCGCAATATCTTTAATTGGCTTCGTAGGTCACCATGGCAAATGGTTAGTGCATTTCCAAGATACTCCATCACACAAACATTATTATCAAATCATCATCAACACTTAATTCTCTTTATTAAAGAAGATGATTATAATCCACTAATTATCTTGCTTTTCAAAGGAGACTCCAACCTTGTTTTTTCTTGAAGATATATTATTATTGCCATATAAGGCAGTGCTCACTTCTCTACTTCTGTCAATGTAACCGGTTAAATCAAGTGCGGTCCGGGATGATCTTTATGTTTGTGTGGTTGTAAGAGGGCTCGCCTTAATTGAGGATACGTACATGGTGTTTTTCATTTGAGCTAAGTTTATTTATATGCTTTAGTTTGCATGGTATGTATAGATCGAATTTTACGTGTTATTTGTATAAGTAATTTCTTATCTGGTCAATTTAAAGTTTTCTTTACCATTTACTCCGTATCTTTCAATTCATGGATTATAGATAGTAGATACACATGAAAATATGGTAATTCTCGGCTGTAAAATGTTTTAACAAATTTGATAAACCATAAATTCCATGTTGTTCTCTCTGATTGTCTCCAAATCTTATACCAAATTGTCCACATGCTTATCAGCTTAACCTATAGTTTTTTTATGTTTCTTCCAACTTTTAAAAGAAATTTACTGCAAATTCTATAACTTATTGCTCTTTGTTCTCGTTGTTAATTCAACATAAATTTACTGCAAATAATTTAGGTTTGATCAGTTTACTTTCTTAGAAATTAAACGTATAATCAAATGTAATGTCGTTTGAAGTTCACCTTATTAAACTAGCCTTCTAACTAACTATATACGTCCAGGGCCGTCCCGGTAGTTTTGGGGACCCTGTGCGAAATCTTAAAGTGAGGCCCCGGTACTATTTTTATTACTCGTAAAAGAATAATTGGAAAAACGTATATTAActa from Silene latifolia isolate original U9 population chromosome 10, ASM4854445v1, whole genome shotgun sequence encodes:
- the LOC141605428 gene encoding tubby-like F-box protein 8; the encoded protein is MSFRSIVRDVRDGFGSLSRRSFEVRLSGHLRGKSHGSVHELPEPSVVIQTSKWASLPPELLHDVINRLEASEITWPARKHVVACAAVCRSWREMCHEIVKSPELCGKLTFPVSLKQPGPRDGAIQCFIKRDKSNLTYHLFLCLSPALLVENGKFLLSAKRTRRTTCTEYVISMDADNISRSSNTYIGKLRSNFLGTKFIIYDTQPPYNSQSSPPGRSSKRFHSKKVSPKVPTGSYHIAQVTYELNVLGTRGPRRMSCIMPSIPSSSLEPGGSVPGQPELLPRSLEDSFRSISFSNSIGASTEFSSSRFSDIAGPREDDEEGKDKPLVLRNKAPRWHEQLQCWCLNFRGRVTVASVKNFQLIAAPQNPVGGPTPSQPGPSDHDKIILQFGKVGQDMFTMDYRYPLSAFQAFAICLSSFDTKLACE